In the Alligator mississippiensis isolate rAllMis1 chromosome 7, rAllMis1, whole genome shotgun sequence genome, one interval contains:
- the LOC132251474 gene encoding inner centromere protein-like encodes MNTHPRYPLLCPQEAVSSANRKASKDAIKKMEQFLLEQAEVECLQVTPSEMQQRLKEKRQELLQGCWKELMGDDSQKQAILEELEQESARMQEASLLLYRNKYKEAVLSANRKASKDAIKKMEQFLLEQAEVECLQVTPGEMQQRLKEKSQELLQGCRKELMGDDSQKQAILEELEQETARKKEAALLVYGKKYKEAMLSANRKALGDAIKKMEQFLLEQAEVECLQVTPGEMQQRLKKKHQELLQGSREELLGDDSQKQAILEELEQESARMQEASLLLYRNKYKEAVLSANRKASKDAIKKMEQFLLEQAEVECLQVMPSEMQRQLKKKRQELLQGCREGLLGDDSQKQAILEELEQESARMQEAFLLVYGEKYKVWLLCYL; translated from the exons ATGAACACCCACCCTCGTTatcccctcctctgcccacagGAGGCCGTGTCGTCTGCCAACAGGAAGGCATCCAAAGATGCCATCAAGAAAATGGAACAATTTCTTCTAGAGCAA GCTGAGGTCGAGTGCCTGCAGGTGACGCCCAGCGAGATGCAGCAGCGACTGAAGGAGAAACGCCAAGAGCTGTTGCAGGGCTGCTGGAAGGAGCTGATGGGTGACGACTCCCAAAAACAGGCcatcctggaggagctggagcaggagtcTGCAAGGATGCAGGAGGCTTCCCTGCTGCTCTATAGGAACAAGTATAAG GAGGCCGTGTTGTCTGCCAACAGGAAGGCATCCAAAGATGCCATCAAGAAAATGGAACAATTTCTTCTAGAGCAA GCTGAGGTCGAGTGCCTGCAGGTGACGCCCGGCGAGATGCAGCAGCGACTGAAGGAGAAAAGCCAAGAGCTGTTGCAGGGCTGCCGGAAGGAGCTGATGGGTGATGACTCCCAAAAACAGGCcatcctggaggagctggagcaggagacTGCAAGGAAGAAGGAGGCTGCCTTGCTGGTCTATGGAAAAAAGTATAAG GAGGCCATGTTGTCTGCCAACAGGAAGGCATTGGGAGATGCCATCAAGAAAATGGAACAATTTCTCCTGGAGCAG GCTGAGGTCGAGTGCCTGCAGGTGACACCCGGCGAGATGCAGCAGCGACTGAAGAAGAAACACCAAGAGCTGTTGCAGGGCAGCCGGGAGGAGCTGCTGGGTGACGACTCCCAGAAACAGGCcatcctggaggagctggagcaggagtcTGCAAGGATGCAGGAGGCTTCCCTGCTGCTCTATAGGAACAAGTATAAG GAGGCCGTGTTGTCTGCCAACAGGAAGGCATCCAAAGATGCCATCAAGAAAATGGAACAATTTCTTCTAGAGCAA GCTGAGGTCGAGTGCCTGCAGGTGATGCCCAGCGAGATGCAGCGACAGCTGAAGAAGAAACGCCAAGAGCTGTTGCAGGGCTGCCGGGAGGGGCTGCTGGGTGACGACTCCCAAAAACAGGCcatcctggaggagctggagcaggagtcTGCAAGGATGCAGGAGGCTTTCTTGCTGGTCTATGGAGAAAAGTATAAGGTCTGGCTTCTTTGCTACCTTTAA